From one Bradyrhizobium sp. Ash2021 genomic stretch:
- a CDS encoding endonuclease domain-containing protein: protein MARWKFRRQHPIDRYVVDFVTLDGKLIVEVDGVTHAEPSEVAKDKARSEVLETCGFLVVRVSNTDVYDNLEGVLEMIESTLPSD from the coding sequence CTGGCGCGATGGAAATTCCGCCGCCAGCATCCGATCGACCGATACGTCGTCGATTTCGTAACGCTCGACGGCAAGCTGATCGTCGAGGTTGACGGGGTGACGCACGCCGAACCGTCAGAAGTGGCAAAAGATAAAGCACGGTCCGAAGTGTTGGAGACCTGCGGCTTCCTTGTCGTCCGCGTCTCCAATACGGACGTGTACGACAATCTCGAGGGAGTCCTCGAAATGATCGAGAGTACGCTTCCGTCAGATTGA
- the trpB gene encoding tryptophan synthase subunit beta, which translates to MNPNLPNSFRSGPDERGHFGIFGGRFVAETLMPLILDLEKAYADAKADPAFQAEMNGYLKDYVGRPSPLYFAERLTEHLGGAKIYFKREELNHTGSHKVNNVLGQIMVARRMGKKRIIAETGAGQHGVATATLCARFGLDCVVYMGAVDVERQQPNVIRMEMLGAKVIPVQSGSRTLKDAMNDALRDWVTNVHDTFYCIGTVAGPHPYPMMVRDFQSIIGIETRKQMQEAEGRLPDSLVACIGGGSNAMGLFHPFLDDPSVEIFGVEAAGHGLTQLHAASIAGGRPGVLHGNRTYLLMDDDGQIQDAHSISAGLDYPGIGPEHSWLHETGRVTYLSATDDEALAAFQLLSRLEGIIPALEPAHAIAKVMELAPKRPKDHLMVINLSGRGDKDVPQVGDILKGRKK; encoded by the coding sequence ATGAATCCCAATCTACCCAACTCCTTCCGCAGCGGTCCCGACGAGCGCGGGCATTTCGGCATTTTCGGCGGACGCTTTGTCGCGGAAACGCTGATGCCGCTGATCCTCGACCTGGAAAAGGCCTATGCCGACGCCAAGGCCGATCCGGCATTCCAGGCTGAAATGAATGGCTACCTGAAAGACTATGTCGGCCGGCCGTCGCCGCTTTATTTTGCCGAGCGCCTGACGGAGCATCTCGGCGGCGCAAAAATCTATTTCAAGCGCGAGGAGCTCAATCACACCGGCTCGCACAAGGTCAACAATGTGCTGGGCCAGATCATGGTCGCGCGCCGGATGGGCAAGAAGCGCATCATTGCCGAGACCGGCGCCGGCCAGCACGGTGTTGCGACCGCGACCCTGTGCGCGCGGTTCGGGCTCGACTGCGTGGTCTATATGGGCGCGGTCGACGTCGAGCGGCAGCAGCCGAACGTCATTCGCATGGAGATGCTGGGTGCCAAGGTGATCCCGGTGCAGTCGGGGTCGCGGACGCTGAAAGACGCGATGAACGACGCGCTGCGTGACTGGGTCACCAATGTGCACGACACGTTCTACTGCATCGGCACGGTGGCGGGCCCGCATCCCTATCCGATGATGGTGCGCGATTTCCAGTCGATCATCGGCATCGAAACCCGCAAGCAGATGCAGGAGGCGGAAGGCCGCCTGCCGGATTCGCTGGTGGCCTGCATCGGCGGCGGCTCTAACGCGATGGGGCTGTTCCATCCGTTCCTCGATGACCCCTCGGTTGAGATCTTCGGTGTCGAAGCGGCGGGCCATGGGCTGACGCAACTGCATGCGGCCTCGATCGCCGGCGGCCGGCCGGGCGTGCTGCACGGCAACCGCACCTATTTGCTGATGGACGATGACGGCCAGATCCAGGACGCGCATTCGATTTCGGCGGGGCTGGATTATCCCGGCATCGGGCCGGAGCATTCCTGGCTGCACGAAACCGGGCGCGTCACGTATCTGTCGGCGACCGACGATGAAGCGCTGGCGGCGTTTCAATTGCTGTCGCGGCTCGAAGGCATCATCCCGGCGCTGGAGCCGGCACATGCCATCGCAAAGGTGATGGAACTCGCGCCGAAACGGCCAAAAGATCATCTGATGGTGATCAATCTCTCCGGCCGCGGCGACAAGGACGTGCCGCAGGTCGGCGATATCCTGAAGGGCAGGAAGAAGTGA
- a CDS encoding phosphoribosylanthranilate isomerase produces the protein MSLLVKICGLSTRETLDVALQAGADMVGFVFFPPSPRHLGLETARELGKQAKGRAVKVALTVDAEDATLENIVETLRPDIFQLHGKETIARLRDIKQKFGLPVMKVLAVETAADLAALPGYATVADRILFDARAPKGATRPGGLGAVFDWRVLEKLDLKLPFMVSGGLNADNVAEAVRVTGAGGVDVSSGVERSLGHKDPEMIRAFIRAARATDLPLPLPVYGERSDRASDPGEGESPHSPLSPNLRQEPLPPTLSPQGRGEGAETAPLNDMKN, from the coding sequence ATGTCCCTGCTTGTCAAAATTTGCGGCCTGTCCACGCGCGAGACGCTCGACGTCGCTTTGCAGGCCGGCGCGGACATGGTGGGCTTCGTGTTCTTTCCGCCGTCGCCGCGGCATCTCGGCCTCGAGACGGCGCGCGAACTGGGCAAGCAGGCCAAAGGCCGCGCGGTGAAGGTGGCGCTGACCGTCGATGCCGAGGATGCGACGCTCGAAAACATCGTCGAGACGCTGCGGCCGGACATTTTCCAGCTGCACGGCAAGGAAACCATCGCGCGGCTGCGCGACATCAAGCAAAAGTTCGGATTGCCGGTCATGAAGGTGCTTGCCGTCGAGACCGCGGCGGACCTTGCAGCCCTGCCGGGCTATGCCACCGTCGCCGACCGCATCCTGTTCGACGCCCGCGCACCCAAGGGCGCCACCCGTCCGGGCGGCCTGGGCGCGGTGTTCGACTGGCGCGTGCTGGAAAAGCTCGATCTCAAACTGCCGTTCATGGTCTCGGGCGGGCTCAATGCCGATAACGTCGCGGAGGCGGTTCGCGTCACCGGCGCCGGCGGTGTCGACGTGTCCTCGGGCGTCGAGCGTTCGCTAGGCCACAAGGATCCCGAGATGATCCGCGCCTTTATCCGCGCCGCGCGCGCCACCGACCTTCCTTTACCTCTCCCCGTTTACGGGGAGAGGTCGGATCGCGCTAGCGATCCGGGTGAGGGGGAGTCGCCGCATTCACCTCTCTCACCGAATTTGCGGCAAGAGCCCCTCCCCCCAACCCTCTCCCCGCAAGGGCGGGGCGAGGGAGCAGAGACGGCGCCGCTGAACGATATGAAGAATTGA
- a CDS encoding LapA family protein, with protein sequence MRKFFTALVVIPLGLIFIVFAVANRHWVTVSFDPFNSTDPTVAVTLPLFVVIIAVAILGVAAGGSATWFRQRHWRRAARQHEADARRARAEAADLRAASLASRGEPQRLPALTQRGIYGAAGRDKQDATL encoded by the coding sequence ATGCGAAAATTCTTCACGGCGCTGGTCGTCATTCCCTTGGGGCTCATCTTCATCGTCTTCGCGGTCGCCAACCGTCATTGGGTGACGGTGTCGTTCGATCCGTTCAATTCCACCGATCCGACCGTGGCCGTGACGCTGCCGCTGTTCGTCGTGATCATCGCGGTGGCCATTCTGGGGGTGGCCGCGGGCGGCTCGGCGACCTGGTTCCGCCAGCGCCACTGGCGCCGCGCCGCGCGCCAGCACGAGGCCGACGCCCGCCGGGCGCGGGCGGAAGCCGCCGATTTGCGGGCTGCTTCGCTGGCTTCCCGGGGCGAACCGCAGCGCCTGCCGGCATTGACGCAGCGCGGCATTTACGGGGCCGCCGGGCGAGACAAGCAGGACGCGACGTTGTAG
- a CDS encoding integration host factor subunit beta — protein MIKSELVQRIAEHNPHLYQRDVENIVNAILDEIVAALARGDRVELRGFGAFSVKHRPARAGRNPRTGAHVPVDQKSVPFFKTGKEMRERLNRDGGSPEAGA, from the coding sequence ATGATCAAATCCGAACTCGTTCAGCGCATCGCCGAGCACAACCCGCATCTCTACCAGCGGGATGTGGAGAACATTGTGAATGCGATCCTCGATGAAATCGTCGCGGCCCTGGCGCGCGGCGACCGGGTCGAGCTGCGTGGTTTCGGCGCTTTCTCGGTGAAACATCGTCCAGCGCGGGCCGGCCGCAATCCGCGCACCGGCGCGCATGTGCCGGTCGACCAGAAGAGCGTTCCGTTTTTCAAGACGGGCAAGGAGATGCGCGAGCGTCTGAACCGCGACGGCGGCTCGCCGGAAGCCGGCGCGTAG
- the sppA gene encoding signal peptide peptidase SppA, whose product MSLDSDVIVDRRRIRRKLTFWRVAAAVVAIAAIGAVGVIATGERGSLTGGGSIARINIEGLIRSDQERVAALERLEKSQAAAVIVHINSPGGTTAGSEQLYDALVRLKAKKPLVVVVEGLAASGGYITAIAADHIVAQQSSLVGSIGVLFQFPNFTELLKTVGVKVEEVKSSPLKAAPNGFEPTSPEARAALDALVKDSYAWFRGLVKERRGMDDALLEKVADGRVFTGRQAVDLKLIDQLGDEKAAIAWLVAEKKIKSDLPVRDFKLSPRFGDLTFLRTAASITLDALGLGSVARQIEQAGVAQAVDRLGLDGMLALWRPAGPN is encoded by the coding sequence ATGTCGCTTGATTCAGATGTGATCGTCGATCGCCGCAGGATCCGCCGCAAGCTGACCTTCTGGCGCGTGGCCGCCGCGGTGGTCGCGATTGCCGCGATTGGCGCCGTCGGCGTGATCGCGACGGGCGAACGCGGCTCGCTGACGGGCGGTGGCTCGATCGCACGGATCAATATCGAGGGCTTGATCCGCAGCGACCAGGAACGCGTCGCGGCGCTGGAGCGGCTGGAAAAATCGCAGGCTGCGGCGGTTATCGTGCATATAAACTCGCCGGGCGGCACCACGGCGGGCTCCGAGCAGCTCTACGACGCGCTGGTGCGCCTCAAAGCCAAGAAGCCGCTGGTCGTGGTCGTCGAGGGGCTGGCCGCGTCGGGCGGCTACATCACGGCGATTGCGGCCGATCACATCGTTGCCCAGCAGAGCTCGCTGGTTGGTTCGATCGGCGTGCTGTTCCAGTTTCCGAATTTCACCGAGCTTCTGAAAACCGTTGGCGTCAAGGTCGAGGAAGTGAAGTCGTCGCCGCTGAAAGCCGCACCCAACGGCTTTGAACCGACCAGCCCGGAAGCCCGCGCGGCGCTCGACGCGCTGGTGAAGGATTCCTACGCCTGGTTCCGCGGCCTCGTGAAAGAGCGCCGCGGCATGGACGACGCGCTGCTCGAAAAGGTCGCGGACGGACGGGTCTTCACCGGCCGCCAGGCGGTCGACCTCAAGCTGATCGACCAGCTCGGCGATGAGAAAGCCGCGATCGCATGGCTGGTCGCCGAGAAGAAGATCAAGAGCGATCTGCCGGTGCGCGATTTCAAGCTGAGCCCGCGCTTTGGCGACCTGACTTTCCTGCGAACGGCGGCTTCCATTACTCTGGATGCCCTCGGGCTGGGCTCGGTGGCGCGCCAGATCGAGCAGGCCGGCGTGGCACAGGCGGTCGATCGCCTTGGACTCGACGGAATGCTGGCGTTATGGCGTCCCGCAGGACCGAATTGA
- the rpsA gene encoding 30S ribosomal protein S1 translates to MASTAASYNPTRDDFAAMLDESFAGGNLQESSVIKGKVVAIEKDMAVIDVGLKTEGRVALREFAGPGRESDLKVGDEVEVFLDRIENALGEAVLSRDKARREESWGKLEKAFNNNEKVHGVIFNQVKGGFTVDLDGAVAFLPRSQVDIRPIRDVAPLMNNSQPFQILKMDRRRGNIVVSRRTVLEETRAEQRQELVQNLEEGQVIDGVVKNITDYGAFVDLGGIDGLLHVTDIAWRRVNHPTEVLTIGQTVKVKIIKINHETHRISLGMKQLLDDPWQGIEAKYPLNARFTGRVTNITDYGAFVELEPGIEGLIHVSEMSWTKKNMHPGKIVSTSQEVEVQVLEVDSVKRRISLGLKQTMRNPWEVFVEKFPVGSTVEGEVKNKTEFGLFLGLEGDVDGMVHLSDLDWKLPGEQVIDNFKKGDMVKAVVLDVDVEKERISLGVKQLEGDPFAEPGDVKKGAVVTCEVLEVKEAGIEVKISGTDFTTFIKRSELARDRNDQRAERFAVGEKVDARVIQFDKKARKVQVSIKALEVAEEKEAIAQYGSSDSGATLGDILGTALKNRDK, encoded by the coding sequence ATGGCTTCGACTGCTGCTTCTTATAATCCTACCCGCGACGATTTCGCTGCGATGCTGGACGAGTCCTTCGCCGGCGGCAATTTGCAGGAAAGCTCCGTCATCAAGGGCAAGGTAGTTGCAATTGAAAAGGACATGGCCGTCATCGACGTCGGCCTCAAGACCGAAGGCCGCGTGGCGCTGCGCGAGTTCGCAGGACCCGGCCGCGAGAGCGACCTCAAGGTTGGCGACGAGGTCGAGGTGTTCCTCGACAGAATCGAAAATGCGCTCGGCGAAGCCGTGCTGTCGCGCGACAAGGCGCGCCGCGAGGAAAGCTGGGGCAAGCTCGAGAAGGCCTTCAACAACAACGAGAAGGTCCACGGCGTCATCTTCAACCAGGTCAAGGGCGGCTTCACCGTCGACCTCGACGGCGCGGTCGCCTTCCTGCCGCGTTCGCAGGTCGACATCCGTCCGATCCGCGACGTCGCACCCTTGATGAACAACTCGCAGCCGTTCCAGATCCTCAAGATGGACCGCCGCCGCGGTAACATCGTGGTGTCGCGCCGCACGGTTCTCGAAGAGACCCGCGCCGAGCAGCGCCAGGAGCTGGTGCAGAACCTCGAAGAGGGTCAGGTGATCGACGGCGTGGTCAAGAACATCACCGATTACGGTGCGTTCGTTGACCTCGGCGGCATCGACGGCCTGTTGCACGTCACCGATATCGCCTGGCGCCGGGTCAATCACCCGACCGAGGTGCTCACCATCGGCCAGACCGTGAAGGTCAAGATCATCAAGATCAACCATGAGACCCACCGTATCTCGCTCGGCATGAAGCAGTTGCTGGACGATCCGTGGCAGGGCATCGAGGCGAAGTACCCGCTGAACGCGCGCTTCACCGGCCGCGTCACCAACATCACCGACTACGGCGCGTTCGTCGAACTGGAGCCGGGCATCGAAGGCCTGATCCACGTCTCGGAAATGTCGTGGACCAAGAAGAACATGCACCCGGGCAAGATCGTTTCGACCTCGCAGGAAGTCGAAGTCCAGGTCCTGGAAGTCGATTCGGTCAAGCGCCGGATTTCGCTCGGCCTCAAGCAGACCATGCGCAATCCCTGGGAAGTGTTCGTGGAGAAGTTCCCGGTCGGCTCGACCGTCGAAGGCGAGGTCAAGAACAAGACCGAGTTCGGTCTGTTCCTCGGTCTCGAAGGCGATGTCGACGGCATGGTCCATCTCTCCGACCTCGACTGGAAGCTTCCGGGCGAGCAGGTGATCGACAACTTCAAGAAGGGCGACATGGTCAAGGCCGTGGTGCTCGACGTCGATGTCGAGAAGGAGCGCATCTCGCTCGGCGTCAAGCAGCTCGAAGGCGACCCCTTCGCCGAGCCTGGCGACGTCAAGAAGGGCGCGGTCGTGACCTGCGAAGTGCTCGAAGTGAAGGAAGCCGGCATCGAGGTAAAGATCTCGGGCACCGACTTCACCACCTTCATCAAGCGCTCCGAACTGGCCCGCGATCGCAACGATCAGCGCGCCGAACGCTTTGCGGTCGGCGAGAAGGTCGATGCGCGGGTGATCCAGTTCGACAAGAAGGCCCGCAAGGTGCAGGTCTCGATCAAGGCGCTGGAAGTCGCCGAAGAGAAGGAAGCCATCGCGCAGTACGGCTCCTCCGATTCGGGGGCGACGCTGGGAGATATTCTCGGCACCGCGCTCAAGAACCGCGACAAGTAA
- the cmk gene encoding (d)CMP kinase — protein MIIAIDGPAASGKGTLGKRLAKHYGYRHLDTGVIYRAVAKALLDAGADLTDEVIAVSAALELDPEKFGNPALKTQAVGDAASVVSAIPKVREVLLNFQRQFAADPPGAVLDGRDIGTVICPHADVKIFVVADPHVRARRRTLEARARGEEADEALVLADILKRDERDRNRAVAPLRPAPDAHTLDNSNLDIEAGVRAAIAIVEAVRAAR, from the coding sequence ATGATTATCGCCATCGACGGACCGGCCGCATCCGGCAAGGGCACGCTGGGAAAACGGCTTGCCAAGCACTATGGCTATCGCCACCTCGATACTGGAGTGATCTACCGCGCCGTCGCCAAGGCGCTGCTGGATGCCGGCGCCGACCTTACCGACGAGGTGATCGCGGTCTCCGCGGCACTTGAGCTCGATCCGGAAAAGTTCGGCAATCCCGCGCTGAAAACCCAGGCGGTGGGTGACGCCGCCTCGGTGGTTTCGGCGATCCCGAAAGTGCGGGAAGTGTTATTGAATTTTCAGCGCCAGTTCGCCGCCGATCCGCCGGGCGCGGTGCTCGACGGCCGCGACATCGGGACCGTGATCTGCCCGCATGCCGATGTGAAGATTTTTGTGGTGGCCGATCCGCACGTGCGGGCCCGCCGACGGACGCTGGAAGCCCGCGCGCGCGGCGAAGAGGCCGACGAGGCCCTGGTGCTGGCCGATATTCTTAAACGCGACGAACGCGACCGCAATCGCGCGGTCGCGCCGTTGAGGCCGGCCCCCGACGCGCACACGCTCGACAATTCAAACCTCGATATCGAGGCCGGCGTGCGGGCCGCTATCGCGATCGTGGAGGCGGTCCGCGCAGCGCGGTAA
- the aroA gene encoding 3-phosphoshikimate 1-carboxyvinyltransferase yields the protein MTHSDDLAAAPTPLESRSSGPLTGKVRVPGDKSISHRALILGALAVGETRISGLLEGEDVLNTAKSMQALGAKVDRTGPFAWTVQGVGVAGFAEPAAALDFGNSGTGCRLVMGAVAGCPITAVFDGDASLRTRPMRRILDPLELMGARAGEAKEGGRLPLTLHGARDPVPILYRTPVASAQIKSAVLLAGLAAPGVTTVIEQEASRDHTELMLKHFGAQIVSTAEGSHGRRIALTGQPELHGAEIVVPADPSSAAFPIVAALIVEGSDIVFSDVMTNPLRTGLFTTLREMGASIEESELRGDAGEPMAQLRVRASKLRGVEVPPERAPSMIDEYLVLAVAASFAEGTTIMRGLKELRVKESDRLEATADMLRVNGVRVEISGDDLIVEGRGHVPGAGLVATHMDHRIAMSALVMGLAADKPVKVDDTAFIATSFPDFIPMMRSLGAEFS from the coding sequence TTGACCCATTCAGACGACCTTGCAGCCGCCCCCACCCCGCTCGAATCCCGCTCTAGCGGCCCCCTGACCGGGAAAGTCCGAGTTCCCGGCGACAAGTCGATTTCGCACCGTGCCCTGATCCTCGGGGCGCTTGCGGTCGGCGAAACCCGGATTTCCGGCCTGCTTGAGGGCGAAGACGTGCTCAACACCGCCAAATCCATGCAGGCGTTGGGGGCGAAGGTGGATCGGACCGGCCCGTTTGCCTGGACGGTACAGGGCGTGGGCGTGGCTGGCTTCGCCGAGCCGGCCGCGGCGCTGGATTTCGGCAATTCCGGCACCGGATGCCGCCTGGTGATGGGGGCGGTGGCCGGTTGCCCGATCACCGCGGTGTTCGACGGCGATGCTTCGCTGCGCACCCGGCCGATGCGGCGGATCCTCGACCCCCTGGAATTGATGGGCGCCAGGGCCGGCGAAGCCAAAGAAGGCGGCCGCCTGCCGCTGACGCTGCACGGCGCGCGCGATCCGGTGCCGATTCTCTACCGGACGCCGGTGGCGTCGGCGCAGATCAAATCGGCGGTGCTGCTGGCGGGATTGGCCGCGCCCGGCGTCACCACCGTGATCGAGCAGGAAGCCAGCCGCGACCACACCGAACTGATGCTCAAGCACTTTGGCGCCCAGATCGTCTCGACCGCGGAAGGCAGCCACGGCCGCCGGATCGCGCTCACCGGACAGCCCGAACTGCATGGCGCTGAAATCGTGGTGCCCGCGGATCCCTCCTCGGCCGCGTTCCCGATCGTGGCGGCGCTGATCGTCGAGGGCTCCGACATCGTGTTCTCCGATGTCATGACCAATCCGCTGCGCACCGGCCTGTTCACGACGCTGCGCGAGATGGGCGCTTCGATCGAGGAAAGCGAACTGCGCGGCGATGCCGGCGAGCCGATGGCGCAGCTGCGCGTGCGCGCCTCAAAGCTGCGCGGCGTCGAGGTGCCGCCGGAACGCGCGCCTTCGATGATCGACGAATATCTGGTGCTGGCGGTGGCGGCGTCGTTTGCCGAAGGCACCACCATCATGCGCGGCCTGAAGGAATTGCGCGTCAAGGAATCCGACCGGCTGGAGGCGACTGCCGACATGCTGCGCGTCAACGGCGTCAGGGTCGAGATATCCGGCGACGATTTGATCGTCGAAGGCCGCGGTCACGTGCCCGGCGCCGGCCTCGTCGCCACCCACATGGACCATCGCATCGCGATGTCGGCGCTGGTGATGGGCCTTGCCGCCGACAAGCCGGTCAAGGTCGACGACACCGCCTTCATCGCCACCTCATTTCCGGATTTCATTCCGATGATGCGCTCGCTCGGCGCGGAGTTTTCATGA
- a CDS encoding TIGR02300 family protein translates to MAKSDLGTKRICPTTGKKFYDLNKSPVISPYTGEVVPIAPIAPPRAARGDAARAAAASAATAADVPEPAEAEELVSLEEADAEENTGKVKAAVPESEDDIEIDETIEDDDDDDSTFIPDEEEGDEDVTDIIGDVGGDEET, encoded by the coding sequence GTGGCCAAATCCGATCTCGGAACCAAACGTATTTGCCCGACGACGGGTAAGAAATTCTACGACTTGAACAAGAGTCCTGTGATCTCGCCCTACACCGGCGAAGTGGTGCCGATTGCGCCGATCGCGCCGCCGCGGGCCGCCCGTGGCGATGCCGCGCGCGCCGCCGCCGCATCGGCCGCCACCGCCGCCGATGTGCCGGAGCCCGCCGAGGCCGAGGAATTGGTCTCGCTGGAAGAGGCCGATGCCGAGGAGAACACCGGCAAGGTCAAGGCCGCCGTTCCCGAATCGGAAGACGATATCGAGATCGACGAGACCATCGAAGACGATGACGACGATGATTCCACCTTCATCCCCGACGAGGAAGAAGGCGACGAGGACGTCACCGATATCATTGGCGACGTCGGCGGCGACGAAGAGACTTGA
- a CDS encoding GIY-YIG nuclease family protein, with protein MRYVYILESLDSEHYYIGITDDLRARLAKHNAGEVPHTSKYGPWRIKTYVAFRDEAQAFAFEKYLKSPSGRAFAKKRL; from the coding sequence ATGAGATACGTCTACATCTTAGAAAGTCTTGATTCCGAGCATTACTACATCGGCATCACGGACGACTTGCGCGCGCGGTTGGCGAAGCACAATGCTGGGGAAGTGCCTCACACCTCAAAGTATGGGCCTTGGCGGATAAAGACCTACGTGGCGTTCCGTGACGAAGCACAGGCTTTCGCGTTCGAAAAATACCTGAAGTCCCCCTCCGGCCGGGCATTCGCGAAAAAACGCCTCTGA
- a CDS encoding MarR family transcriptional regulator, giving the protein MARKQAADQMLRLDNQICFAIYSTAHAFNRVYKPLLDRLGLTYPQYLVMLVLWERDDVPVKDIGERLLLDSGTLTPLLKRLEAADLIKRTRSTEDERQVLIALTSQGQALREKARSVPQSILAASACSIGELSAMKNEILALRDRLNAVLGE; this is encoded by the coding sequence ATGGCTAGGAAGCAGGCGGCGGACCAGATGCTGCGGCTGGACAATCAAATCTGCTTCGCGATCTATTCCACCGCGCACGCGTTCAACCGCGTCTACAAGCCATTGCTTGACCGGCTCGGCCTGACCTATCCGCAATATCTGGTCATGCTGGTGCTGTGGGAACGCGACGACGTGCCGGTCAAGGACATCGGCGAACGGCTGCTTCTGGATTCCGGCACGCTGACGCCGCTGCTGAAGCGGCTGGAGGCGGCCGATCTCATCAAGCGCACGCGCAGCACCGAGGATGAGCGGCAGGTGCTGATCGCGCTGACGTCGCAGGGTCAGGCGCTTCGGGAAAAAGCCCGGAGCGTGCCGCAGTCGATTCTCGCCGCCTCGGCGTGCTCGATCGGCGAACTGTCGGCGATGAAGAACGAGATCCTCGCGCTACGGGACAGGCTGAATGCGGTGTTGGGGGAGTAG
- a CDS encoding organic hydroperoxide resistance protein: protein MSVNVLYKTSAKATGGRDGHAATLDGALDVKLTTPKELGGGGGAGNNPEQLFAAGYAACFIGAMKFVASQGGPKVPADASVTSTVGIGPRAAGGFGLTVDLAVALPGVPRAEAEALVEKAHQVCPYSNATRGNVDVHLTVV, encoded by the coding sequence ATGTCCGTCAATGTGCTCTACAAGACCAGCGCCAAAGCCACCGGAGGCCGCGATGGCCATGCCGCCACGCTCGACGGCGCTCTGGACGTCAAGCTCACCACCCCGAAGGAACTCGGTGGCGGCGGCGGCGCCGGCAATAATCCCGAGCAGCTGTTCGCCGCCGGTTATGCCGCCTGCTTCATTGGCGCGATGAAGTTCGTGGCTTCCCAGGGCGGCCCGAAGGTGCCCGCGGACGCCTCGGTGACTTCCACGGTGGGGATCGGCCCGCGTGCGGCCGGCGGCTTCGGCCTGACGGTCGACCTTGCGGTCGCCCTGCCCGGCGTTCCGCGCGCCGAAGCGGAGGCCCTGGTCGAGAAGGCCCACCAGGTATGCCCCTATTCCAACGCCACCCGCGGCAACGTGGATGTCCACCTGACCGTTGTGTAA